A segment of the Corylus avellana chromosome ca2, CavTom2PMs-1.0 genome:
AAATTTGAAGTGGGGGATGGTGCCAATGTTAGTTTCTAGCATGATCTGTGATGTGGGGACGAGGCTTTAAAGGAAGCTTTTCCAGTTTTATATGGTATTGCTTGCGCTAACGACGCTTTCGTAGTGGCACACTTGGATCTTTCTAGTGGCTCCAATTAGTAGAACATAAGCTTTGCtagagcggctcatgattgggaggtggatgtctttgtcttgttcttcaatttgttgtattcaGTTAGAGTAAGACGGGGAAGGTGAAGACAAGTCTTGGTGGGCCCTCTCCACAAAAGGGTTGTTCATTGTTAGCTTCTTCTACAGTGCCCTTGTTGGTCATGATGACATTCCTTTTTCCTTAGAAGAGTATTTGGCAAGCCAAAGTTCCTTTGATAGCgactttttttgcttggtcagCAGCCCTAGTTAAGATACTTACCATGGACAATCTTAGGAAGAGACATGTCGTCGTAGTTGACaagtgttgtatgtgcaagaggaaTAGGGAGTCTATGGAccatcttctccattgtgaggttacTTGTGTCTTATGGAGTGTGTTCTTTAGTCGTTTTGGGCTTTCTTGAGTTATGCCTAGAAGAGTCGTTGATTTGCATGCATGTTGGTAGATTGGTGGTAGAACTTGGAGTGCTGGTATGTAGAAGATGGTGCCTTCTTGTGTCTTGTGGTGTTTGTGGAGGGAATACAATGATACAAGTTTCGAGGATCCCAAGGGGATGTTGGGCAGAGCTGAAGTCCTTTTAATACTCTTTATATTTGGATAGCTGCGTTCTTAACTCCTTTGGTGCTTAGCTtccatgattttcttgttctttgttttctttctagctaggtgtttttcttgtatactctcTGTGTACCCAAGTAACATCTTTTGCTTTCACTAATAATtcgattaattataaaataaaaataatatcttGTGTTTGCAAAAGAATCGATGAAACATTTGTTCGCTATCTGATTTATGGGGAGATGTCGGGTGATGGTATTGTCACTAGATTTTTTGTCATAAAGGTTGAGCCCCAGAATATAAAAGAACTATATTTGCTGTTTCTGTATtgactaccatttttttttttgtatgctgGGCATCGTGTTTGCATTGATGTTTTGGATTATTTTTCCCGATAACATAACACAATTCTTTACGTTTTAACTTATCAATGTTTAATGGATGCCTTTGATACTTGAAATTTCAGATGGCAGAATATTTTAACAAGAAATCAGGCTTATCAGGATGCATCCCACTGGGAAGCTTTAATGCCATGTTCAATTTCACTGGTTCTTGGCAAGTTGATGCAGCAGCTACGAAATCCCTTGCAATGGTTGGATATTTCATTCCCTTATTTGAAGTTAAATTAGCAAAGCCTAATTTAGTTTTGCGTGAAGAAATCAGACGTGCTGTTCCTTACTCTTGGGATTTTGCATCCTTGGCAAGGTAAGCAATTCATCGCTGATTTGTATTGCTGTTGTTTACTTAACTTATTTCTGGTagtattctatttatttttcaatgataTTATAATCCTTTGAACTATAATGTTCATGTTCTTTAATATAATATTCAAGCAAGATGATGTAATCCTTATCTTGATTATTAGTATGTTCAAACATTTTCAGAAAAAAGGACTCTGTGTTTCGGAGGTGCCAATATTATTGATTCCATTACCTACTCCAATACACATTTACTCTTACGGTAGTACCTAATAATTTGCAATTAAAGACCATGATGGTTACTAATTGGTTGTTACCAATGATGATCAGTTTATTGCTCAATCAAATGGTTGGCTCTTCATCCCTATGGATTAGTGCATCTTCCTAAGTATGTATCTTTACAGACTGGTAACAGTGTTAGGAAATAAAGTATGCCCTTAGAGAGAGAATAAAAGCATGGATTCTGTGGAATTACCTTTGTTTTGGAAAATCTTGTAATTATCAATTTCAATGCCATATTTTGGATGTAATTGCCCTGTTAATACATGGAGAATAAATTTAGTATTTAGCTGCAGTGATTTCACAATATGTGAGAGCATGTTCTGATAGTTACCTGGACAAACTCAATGCTCTGGTCAAAATGACgacttaaaagtaaaaataacaGATGACTTTGAAGGTCTGGAGAGCATGCATCTGACTGGcattttttcactttattttcccacttttcagttttattgaaaattttggtacGCATGTTGTTACGTCAGCAACAATTGGTGGAAGAGATGTAGTTTATATCAGGCAGCACCAGTCATCTCCTTTGTCGGCATTGGAGATTGAGAGCTACGTGAAAGAGATTGGGGATCAGAGGTTTCTGGACTCAAAAAGCCAATCAAGTGCTGGCCCCTTAAAATACAAGGACAAGGTCTGTAAACTCCTCCCCCCTCCCcgaaaaattagtatttatccCAAGAAGCCTCGGGGACCTTTTAGCTCATTGCATCATGTCACCTTGTTCTTGAGTGTGGTTTTGGTGATTGGTGAAATTTCTCTCTTTGCATGAGTTATACAGGAAAACATCGGTTAAAATATCAGTTTATTGCTGCAGGATGTTACTGTAATTTTTAGGAGGAGAGGAGGTGACGATCTCGAGCAGAGTCATGCCAAGTGGGCAGAGACTGTAAAATTGGCACCAGATGTTATTAACATGACATTTACACCCATAGTTTCCCTGTTGGAAGATGTGCCTGGAATAAAGCATCTAGCTCGTGCAATTGAGTTATATCTAGAATGTAAGATCTCATCTAACTATTTGTTTGCTTGAAATATGAATTTCATTTCAATCCTAGAAAGTGGCTACTAAAAGTATTATCACAAGCATTTTAAAGGATTTGAAGTGATTTCAAACTTTTTATACCAATGTCTTAGAATTTCATGTATGCTTACTTTACAAGGACTTTTACCAAAATCTGATTACCCCACCAGGGCCAATGCCACCTAAAAGTAGTAGGTGCATATGTAATTTGATTAGAATCTAACTAAGCCTAACAGATTTTGGCATTCATAATGGTGCACTGGATTGTTgcaaatattttcaaagattTAAGTAGCAGATTCCACAAAAAAGCAGGGTTAAAGAGATCTCACTTTTAAGTTATTTCAAatgtcttttgttttgttttgtttttgggtggGCTGATGTATTGCTTTTGTGATTCTTGTAAGCTAAATAAAGCTCTAAATAACCGCAAATATAAATACCAACTTCGAATTCATTTTGCCTTATTAAGGAGCAGTCTTGTTCATTCTCTTTCTATTAGGATAGTTGCTTCTTTAATAATTACTGTCTGATAATCTGTTATTGTTACCAGACAAGCCACCTATCGAAGATTTACAGTATTTCTTGGATTTTCAAATTGCTCGAGCTTGGGCTCCAGAACAGAATATACACAGAAAGGAGCCTGTGTGTTCCGCCCTTCAGTTCAGCTTGATGGGTCCAAAGCTGTATGTGAGCCCAGATCAGGTATTCTTTGTGGTTCTCTTTACTCTGATGGTTGTGGTTATGAATTATGAATTTGAAGCTGGCTTCCACAATGGTTTAGACTAGTCTGgcatttttttaagttaattttctGTACTGCTAAAATATAAGGGACTTGTAAAAATGGAAAccagagaagaaaaaggtgGTGGGAGTAAGTGCAGGAGGTCCTGGACAGATATGCATATATGttttagtttctcttttttttattatccttGGTTGCCTTTATCATATATGTGGTTCCTGGTTGCCCTCTCTTCGACCCAATCCTGTGATATGTTGCTTCAGCCTCAAAAGATAAGAAACTATTTGTGAGAATCTGGTGTTAAACTTTTATATTAATCTCAAAACTGAGCCCAGAAGGCTCTTTTTTCCCCAATTTATCTTCTAACCTTCCCCACCCAAAATACGAATTATGAATCTTTCAATAGCATCAGTGGAATCTGAACTTCTCCAGGATTTCAGGGTTCTTTCCTTATTCTTGGTCTACTGCAATTCTATTTAGAGGAAGTGCAAAGCTAATACACAATTAaaactttcataatttttttgtaaattgttTCACCTTGGCATGCCTGGTGTTTATTTCTCCCCAAGCTACCTACCAGATCAAGTTTCTGTAGCTTTGTTGAATCATGGGTTGCACAATTGCAGGTAACAGTTGGTCGTAAGCCAGTGACTGGGCTTAGACTTAGCCTAGAAGGGAGCAAACAGAACCGACTCGCTATCCATTTGCAGCATTTAGTGTCTCTTCCAAAAATTCTTCACCCCCATTGGGATGCACATGTGGCCATTGGCGCACCCAAGTGGCAGGGCCCGGAGGAACAAGACAGCCGTTGGTTCGAACCTATCAAGTGGAAGAACTTCTCCCATGTAAGCACGGCACCCATTGAGCACACGGAAACTTGCATTGGAGACCTCTCTGGTGTTCATATTGTCACAGGAGCTCAGCTTGGTGTATGGGATTTTGGTGCCAAAAATGTGTTACACCTCAAACTTCTCTTCTCCAAAGTACCCGGCTGTACAATAAGGCGGTCTGTTTGGGATCACAACCCTTCCACCCTTTATACTTCACAACGGCCTGATGGCACTTCTTCATCTGTTTCAAGTGATAATAAGGAAGCccagaaaaaaagaagtgataAAAAGGAAGATAATTCAAGCCAAATTGGAAAACTGACCAAAATTGTAGACATGACAGAAATGTCAAAGGGGCCGCAAGATATTCCTGGTCATTGGTTAGTCACAGGGGCAAAACTTGGGGTTGACAAGGGAAAGATTGTATTGCGCATAAAATACTCCTTGCTGAATTACTGAtgtattaggtttttttgttgCAGTGTTACCCTCCCCACAAAAAACTATAGTCAGGCATTCTTTGGACAGTCCATATCTGGTCTGTTTtgtacattttctttttatcctaTAGTTGTTTTGTTCATAGTCACATCATTAATTAGCCAATGATCTTCTCTTCTAgaatttgttttgaattttggttcaTTGAAAAAGAAGTGTTTTCTGAATAATGATAcagttgatttatttttaatataaattgatCTTTCTTCATGAAGATCATGATGTGGGGTTACTGACTGATGACCAATGGACTTCGTATGAAGTATTTTGTCTGCTTCTTTTATTGGATAATGCTGTCTGTATCATGTCAATCAtacctatttttaatttttttcaacacTGAACATGGGCCACCAACCTTTTTCCGAAAATCCACCTCCAATGAGGCTCCTACTGAATCAAACAACACTGGGATTCTGCAGTTCGACAGAACTCTGCTAGGAACCATTTACTATGTTTTTATATCATGATAAATCACTAGTTGTTTCAAAAACTAATAGCTTCCGAGCATTTTCCAACAAATATGACAGAAGATAGGGTCATAAACAACAACTTCCTCTGTACAAAAGTAGAATAATTACCTGCAAATTGTTTCATGGGGTGCCCTGTTTCCCCACAGCTGACCATTTCATCATCTGCTATGCAATCATCAAGACATAACTTAGTGTGAACGCACAAGCATGTCTAAATTTCAGTGTCTGTCCGtattcttttcttcattttcacaAATAACAGCATATATGACCTTTGTTTCGACATTATTGTTGGACCCacatttgaaaacaattttctttgtttgcttAATTAAAGTTTCTGTCACACTGATATTTGCAATAACAAATGGTTACATCACTCTCATTGTTACCAGACATTTACTGTGGAAACGTTTATCTTGTAGGTATTTATATTTGTTGCTAACGTTATTGCTAGTGACTCAAGGTAAAGGTTCATGCTTGTGTCCAAACAGAAAGCTCTCCAGTAGGGACTCCTCTGGATTGATAATGGATACTTTCTGCCTGTATTGTTGCTTTTGTTATGTACACAGCTAGAATGTAATTGAATTGTTCATACCGCCCCGTCATTTCCTAaacattttttatgttaaatattaattaaatgattaaatttattattttgtatcaaTTTAAGTCTTTGAAAtgagtggtgatttaacatggtatcatagcaGACgttttgagtttgaatcttGACTCCACTTATTTctgttaaatatttcatgtgtaatATGTTGACTTTTGAGATAGGCGGTGATTTAACATTCCCTTAcactttgtttttattttcccttcatTTAGAGGAACACCAATGATGCAACTGTTTTGGGTTCTTGTCGTTTTTGTACTTTTTTGGTTATATCCAGCTGTGGAGACTTTAGGTCCGTTCTTGGTGTCAGTCCTTGATTCGGACTTAGACAATGCATTTACTGATCCAGCCTTCTTCGAGTGgctgttgttgtttttatatGGGGATTTAGATAAGTTCGCTTTAATCTGTGTCCCTATTGCTTTTGTATCTGCTTTGTGCAATCATTTGGAAGGACCGGTCACTTATTTGACTAATTTTCTACATTTTGTATGTATTTTTGCATTGTTTTATTTCGTTTTATGTCTGTTGTTGGGGAGTCCACctattttttcagttttatgaTCCTCCACTCTTTCTTCCGTTCGGATAAGGTGAGGGGAATTCGAAATGATATAATATAGATTAAAGTGGTGATGAAAATCTAACCACCAGCAACAACTCTTCAAACATATACTCTTCTGATGGGGGTGAATGGGTGATACAACTAGCAACAATCAGGCCAAGCTCGACCTCAGATCTTTAGGTTTAATTAAACCTTAACTAAGCAAATGAGCATTAATATTATCAGTAAGCTCTAATTAATGCTCCACTTGCCTTAGCAAAACAGAAAAATCTCATCAGAATATCATCTTGaacttattctttttattttttattttttattttattttttacagaacaaaaaaaaaaaaaaaaaaaaaaaaaaacttctgaGAGTTTCATGGATTCTTGTCATGCATGCAAGAATAttcctctttctttccttttttttttttttttttttttttaaaaaaagttatttgttttaattaaaaaatatcatGTTGAAAGCGCCCTGATCAGCATCTATCTCAAAAAGAGACGGCAATTGGGCAATTGATCGGCAAAATATATACAGACAAGGAGAAGGATGGTTTTGGTAAATAAGAATTGGTTGTTTAATGGAACCATCATGGGCATgttatatatagaaaacaacCTCAATCTCAGCTTCCACCAATCTCACCAGCCATTGCAGGCTCTTTTGCACCAGAAACCAAAAGATCACTCtagtagctagctagctaaGCTATGGTAcgtattttgtttattcttCCATCTCTTCATTGTGTTTCACATATCATTTTCTTGTTCTAGCCTTAACTATCTTTTGGTTCATCACTTTGTAGGAGAAACTTGAGCTCGTTGAAGGAAAGGTGGATTGGAAGGGCAGAGCAGCTGTGAAGAACAAACATGGAGGAGCCAAAACTGCACTTCTCATACTAAGTAAAAACTCTTAGTTTGCATggtgtttgtatatatatatatatatacatatcttGTTACAATTCCTCAAATTCATTAGGATCCAATATTACATGCTTGGATTTGGTTGTTAAAACAGCTTGAATATGTAGTTTTGTTTATGTTGCAGCCACGTTTGGTTTTGAGAACACGGCAACCTTGGCACTGGCGGTGAACTTGGTGACATACTTCAATGGGGTGATGCACATGGAACTTGCTGATGCAGCTAATCAACTGACCAACTATATGGGCACAAGTTACATTCTCTCCATTGTGGCAGCTGTTCTTGCAGATACTTACATAGGCAGATTCAAAGCTGTTCTCATTGCAGGCTGCTTTGAGTTTGCggtatatatatgcttaatatCCTCCATCCATCCATCAT
Coding sequences within it:
- the LOC132168633 gene encoding MACPF domain-containing protein CAD1, translating into MKDPFTMENSATITTTSRSFGSDALATTLSNSIQALGRGFDVTSDIRLLYCKGAPGSRLVHLEEDKARDLVPSDGVVVPNVPVDIQCSVGKSAIERKSVCSFHEMAEYFNKKSGLSGCIPLGSFNAMFNFTGSWQVDAAATKSLAMVGYFIPLFEVKLAKPNLVLREEIRRAVPYSWDFASLASFIENFGTHVVTSATIGGRDVVYIRQHQSSPLSALEIESYVKEIGDQRFLDSKSQSSAGPLKYKDKDVTVIFRRRGGDDLEQSHAKWAETVKLAPDVINMTFTPIVSLLEDVPGIKHLARAIELYLEYKPPIEDLQYFLDFQIARAWAPEQNIHRKEPVCSALQFSLMGPKLYVSPDQVTVGRKPVTGLRLSLEGSKQNRLAIHLQHLVSLPKILHPHWDAHVAIGAPKWQGPEEQDSRWFEPIKWKNFSHVSTAPIEHTETCIGDLSGVHIVTGAQLGVWDFGAKNVLHLKLLFSKVPGCTIRRSVWDHNPSTLYTSQRPDGTSSSVSSDNKEAQKKRSDKKEDNSSQIGKLTKIVDMTEMSKGPQDIPGHWLVTGAKLGVDKGKIVLRIKYSLLNY